The following are from one region of the Deltaproteobacteria bacterium GWA2_45_12 genome:
- a CDS encoding peptide deformylase codes for MSLEILTFPNKQLKEKSKEIKKISKTHEQLVREMFQTMYEAGGIGLAAPQVGELIRLVVVDVPIVNPINPEKQTPDPVCFINPLVISGQGQAETEEGCLSCPELIVKVTRFDWIELQYLDLEGNQHINPFTGLKAVCIQHEIDHLNGVLLVDKVTRLERDLYRNKRIKIAETEKDLENVI; via the coding sequence ATGTCTTTAGAAATTCTTACATTCCCCAATAAGCAGCTGAAGGAAAAATCCAAAGAAATCAAAAAAATCTCAAAAACACACGAACAGCTTGTAAGGGAAATGTTTCAAACAATGTATGAAGCCGGTGGTATCGGTCTGGCCGCCCCCCAAGTGGGGGAACTGATCAGGCTTGTTGTGGTGGATGTGCCCATTGTCAACCCCATCAATCCAGAAAAACAGACGCCGGACCCTGTTTGTTTTATCAACCCGCTTGTCATCAGTGGGCAAGGCCAAGCCGAGACCGAGGAAGGATGTCTTTCGTGCCCCGAACTCATTGTAAAAGTGACACGCTTTGATTGGATCGAACTTCAATATCTTGACCTTGAAGGAAACCAGCATATAAACCCGTTTACAGGATTAAAAGCAGTTTGCATTCAGCACGAAATTGATCATTTAAATGGCGTGCTTCTTGTAGACAAAGTCACTCGTTTGGAACGCGATTTATACCGCAACAAACGGATCAAAATTGCGGAAACTGAAAAAGATTTAGAAAATGTAATTTAG
- a CDS encoding methionyl-tRNA formyltransferase, with protein MNPSILFFGTPEFGKIILEKIMGAGYPLVGVVTQPDRPSGRGQEMKTSACALFAKGKNLPLFQPETLKNKETLAVLKNLNPDFIVSAAYGLFLPHEILTMARIDILNVHPSLLPLYRGAAPIQRAILDGKKETGVTIMRTTAKMDSGPIFLQKKHPITPENTSATLHDKLASLGGELLVEVLEKIPQGLTAYPQDETQVSYAPMLKKEEGCIQWDNPAQKILNQIHAFHPWPSAYTFIDNKRLKIYDGSVLPEVPQHNPGTIYLISPKGLHVACRGTALCISEVHLEGKKRMPAFEFAKGSRLKEGMTFS; from the coding sequence TTGAACCCATCCATTCTCTTTTTTGGCACCCCTGAATTTGGCAAAATTATTTTGGAAAAAATAATGGGGGCAGGTTACCCGCTTGTGGGCGTTGTTACCCAGCCAGACAGGCCTTCCGGGCGCGGGCAAGAAATGAAAACATCGGCGTGTGCCCTCTTTGCAAAAGGAAAAAATCTTCCTCTTTTCCAACCCGAAACTCTTAAAAACAAAGAAACCCTTGCCGTTTTGAAAAACTTAAATCCGGATTTTATTGTCAGTGCCGCCTATGGTCTTTTCTTGCCCCATGAAATCTTGACCATGGCCCGCATTGATATTTTAAATGTTCACCCATCGTTGCTTCCCCTTTATCGCGGAGCCGCTCCCATTCAACGGGCCATCCTTGATGGAAAAAAGGAAACGGGTGTCACCATCATGAGAACAACGGCCAAAATGGATTCGGGTCCCATCTTTTTACAAAAAAAACATCCCATTACCCCCGAAAATACCAGCGCCACCTTGCACGACAAGCTTGCATCTCTTGGAGGAGAATTGCTTGTGGAAGTTTTGGAGAAAATTCCCCAGGGGCTCACTGCCTACCCCCAGGATGAAACACAAGTAAGTTATGCTCCCATGCTCAAAAAAGAAGAAGGATGCATTCAATGGGACAACCCTGCACAAAAAATTTTGAATCAGATTCATGCTTTTCATCCATGGCCCTCGGCCTATACATTCATTGACAATAAACGCCTTAAAATCTACGATGGCTCTGTACTTCCAGAGGTTCCCCAACACAACCCGGGTACCATTTACCTGATAAGCCCCAAAGGATTGCATGTGGCTTGCCGGGGAACGGCTCTTTGCATTAGCGAAGTCCATCTTGAGGGGAAAAAAAGAATGCCCGCCTTTGAATTTGCCAAAGGGTCTCGTCTTAAAGAAGGGATGACTTTTTCATGA